The genomic stretch AGAGGCGATCGCAAAGATCAGCGATCCGGTGCCTTCATGCCAATAGTCAAAGGCTGGTTTGTTGTTGGCGGCGGCCAAAACGGCCATCAGCGCCACCCGAATCGCGTTGACGACAAAACCTAGGGCGATCGCCACGATGGGCGTCAAAACTTTCTTCGGTCGAGATAGCGGAAACACCATCATAAACACCACCGCCAACCCCAGCAGATAGGTCATGGCTTCTACGCCAGAGCAACCTTCATAGACCTGAACGGCACCCCCCGGTAAGCGCACAAATACAGTATCACGAGTTACGTCAAAGCCGGTATACCACAGCAGGAATGCCGAAAACTTAGCGGTCAGGGGCGAAATATCAACGGTTGAGGAGATGATAACTCTCGGAACGCCCAGAAAAAACAGAATCGTTAACTCTCGCCAAAATTGCCGAAGCCCAGAAAACCCAGCCGCCAGTAGTGCTAACCCTAACCCAGCGATAAAGGGCGCAACCCGCACAAAATGATTGAACTGCTCAGGCATGGAAAGGCTATAGGCTAATGTCCAGCCTACAAGCCCACTTCCCAACCAGGTAGCGCCTAGGTTGGACTTCAGGCATAGTTGCCCACAGCGATCTTGAATCAAAGAAGCGATCGCCATGTAAAACAACAGCATCATGCCGACATGATCGGACTCATCTACTCGCCATGTCAGTGTGAGCAAAATAGCCGCAAGGCAGCCTGATAAGCCCATGAGCCAAAACTCAGGC from Candidatus Obscuribacterales bacterium encodes the following:
- the crtA gene encoding cyanoexosortase A, with amino-acid sequence MHHFSGISQKSIQQPEFWLMGLSGCLAAILLTLTWRVDESDHVGMMLLFYMAIASLIQDRCGQLCLKSNLGATWLGSGLVGWTLAYSLSMPEQFNHFVRVAPFIAGLGLALLAAGFSGLRQFWRELTILFFLGVPRVIISSTVDISPLTAKFSAFLLWYTGFDVTRDTVFVRLPGGAVQVYEGCSGVEAMTYLLGLAVVFMMVFPLSRPKKVLTPIVAIALGFVVNAIRVALMAVLAAANNKPAFDYWHEGTGSLIFAIASVFMFGAFCLLLLRRERPDTSLPTQF